A section of the Solitalea canadensis DSM 3403 genome encodes:
- the pepE gene encoding dipeptidase PepE, whose protein sequence is MLNLLLLSNSTNAGEKYLEYPKSFIADFLKKHSVNEVLFIPFAAVTFSYEEYQRKVQERFSEFNVKVTSVHTSPDPVQAVEVASAIVIGGGNTFHLLKNMQELGLIEAIRQKVKSGTPYIGWSAGTNVTCPTICTTNDMPIVQPQSFNALNLIPFQINPHYLDSHPDNHAGETREQRILEYVTANPDKYVAGLREGCMFYIENNTIRLEGQKSVRLFKKNEEIKELDKADDFTFLLK, encoded by the coding sequence ATGCTTAATCTTCTTTTACTCAGCAATTCTACTAATGCAGGAGAAAAATACCTGGAATATCCAAAAAGCTTTATTGCTGATTTTCTAAAAAAGCATAGCGTAAACGAGGTGCTTTTCATCCCGTTTGCTGCAGTAACGTTTTCATATGAGGAGTATCAACGTAAAGTGCAGGAACGATTTTCGGAGTTTAACGTTAAGGTAACATCGGTTCATACAAGCCCTGATCCGGTGCAAGCTGTAGAAGTCGCCTCAGCAATCGTAATTGGAGGAGGAAATACCTTTCATTTATTAAAAAACATGCAAGAGCTGGGCTTGATAGAGGCCATCAGACAAAAAGTTAAATCAGGTACCCCTTATATAGGTTGGAGTGCAGGAACAAATGTTACCTGTCCGACAATCTGCACTACTAATGACATGCCTATTGTTCAACCGCAGTCATTTAATGCCTTAAACCTGATCCCTTTTCAAATCAACCCTCATTATTTAGATAGTCACCCTGATAATCATGCAGGAGAAACCAGGGAGCAACGAATACTTGAATATGTAACCGCTAATCCTGATAAATATGTTGCAGGGTTAAGGGAAGGTTGTATGTTTTATATAGAGAATAATACCATTCGTTTAGAAGGTCAAAAATCAGTTCGCCTCTTCAAAAAGAATGAAGAAATTAAGGAGCTTGACAAGGCTGATGATTTCACTTTTTTATTGAAATAA
- a CDS encoding DUF4249 domain-containing protein, which produces MKRSAILVYFLLFSCFICGCASNLYDDTPNYSPKFVVEGWIENDDYPVVLLTHNAPFFSTLDSATLKELMIRWAKVTVSDGEKTEVLTGKINNNYFPPFIYQGNELKGEIGKRYTLTVEYAGITLKSETTIPAPVEFDDVWFEAVPNIDTVAQLNVKFTDNAAEKNYYRISTLIKSTNKKFIPTLRSAMDDHYFNGKSTRIQINRGPDSYLQNKTQVFYPIGDTVFVKLSTLPEKGYLFWNKYHEQQLNKGNPFAGSVADIPTNIEGPALGIWCGYGSSVYQLIAKPLNK; this is translated from the coding sequence ATGAAACGTTCTGCAATTCTAGTATACTTTTTATTATTCAGCTGTTTTATCTGCGGATGTGCCAGTAATTTGTATGACGACACCCCCAATTATAGTCCGAAATTTGTTGTTGAAGGATGGATAGAAAACGATGATTACCCGGTGGTGCTATTAACACATAATGCTCCGTTCTTCTCTACCCTCGATTCAGCTACTTTAAAGGAACTCATGATCAGATGGGCAAAAGTTACGGTTAGCGACGGAGAAAAAACAGAAGTACTCACCGGAAAAATCAACAATAATTATTTCCCTCCCTTTATTTACCAAGGCAATGAATTAAAGGGTGAAATCGGGAAACGATACACATTAACCGTTGAGTATGCAGGAATTACGCTAAAGTCTGAAACAACCATTCCTGCTCCGGTTGAATTTGATGACGTGTGGTTTGAAGCTGTTCCTAACATTGATACGGTTGCACAACTCAATGTTAAATTTACGGATAACGCTGCAGAAAAGAACTATTATCGAATTTCAACGCTAATAAAAAGTACCAATAAGAAATTTATTCCAACCTTACGTTCAGCTATGGACGACCATTATTTTAATGGAAAAAGCACCAGAATACAAATAAACAGGGGACCCGACTCCTACCTTCAAAATAAAACACAGGTATTTTACCCAATTGGCGACACCGTTTTTGTAAAGCTTAGCACCCTCCCGGAAAAAGGTTATTTGTTTTGGAATAAATACCATGAACAACAACTAAACAAGGGAAACCCATTTGCAGGTTCGGTTGCTGATATCCCTACTAATATTGAGGGACCTGCATTGGGCATCTGGTGCGGTTATGGAAGTTCTGTTTATCAACTAATTGCAAAACCACTAAATAAGTAG
- a CDS encoding TonB-dependent receptor — MFKPITIALILSFLGLQLFAQTKSSVSGVVIDEENGMIISNVSITIGAIKLTSGNKGEFKTTLISNHKHQFTANHLAYQPLQFTLTVTNDTSIVVRLKKLVIETKEVEVHANTTGNAVSQVQTGVIEMSKKELKKLPTFLGEADPMRTLKLMPGIGNGGEANSGLYVRGGSSGQNLILYNDAQIYNPSHLLGFFSVFNSDGFDNISLMKSGVSAQYGGSLSSVLKVNTFKSVPEKTTISGTVGLIYGKVAAAIPFSSSTYLNVAVRQTFLNLTVWPVYNQLGSGQKLLKNPKYDFHDLNLNFVSKLSGKDLLSFTAYSGRDDFGLGLTNINMQNSMYWGNDAAALSWSHQFNDKTNLNQLIGYSNYQLDFSASQDAYSGKFTSGITDLYYKNLLRYTLNRHQLSAGIQYTYHNLLPNKPEIISGDTKFETGPVNRYYTHEAAVFIEDDFELSDKLSINGGLRFTNYRHLGPYSLVQSVGNNQTDTTLFASNKLIKQFNVVEPRFTLRYLLNDQSSVKLSFEKRNQFIHLLTVSAVNFPSDFWVSSSKNIPNQTGYQYSGGYYRNLFHNNYEGAVELYYRSMAGQVELNQSLFNLIDNSNFDTNLLFGSGRSMGAEFQIRKKKGKISGWLSYTLSKTDRQFDGINNGERFAAKYDRRHDASLVAIYNINKKWDLSASFTYNTGNAFTLPIARYIIDGNIVNEYGPYNSFRMPDYHRLDISAKYQLKSSKRFQSSLDFSIYNAYNQDNPMYVFFIAKGDLEKYKVQITKQPVSLLRMLPSVAWNFKF; from the coding sequence ATGTTTAAACCAATAACCATTGCCCTTATTTTATCTTTTCTGGGCCTTCAACTATTTGCACAAACTAAAAGCAGTGTGAGTGGTGTTGTAATAGATGAAGAAAATGGGATGATTATTTCTAATGTTTCCATTACAATAGGCGCTATTAAATTAACCTCTGGTAACAAAGGCGAATTTAAAACTACGCTGATTTCAAACCACAAACATCAATTTACCGCTAATCATTTGGCTTACCAACCCCTTCAATTTACGTTAACTGTTACAAATGACACAAGTATAGTCGTCCGTCTAAAAAAACTAGTTATTGAAACTAAAGAAGTGGAAGTGCATGCAAACACGACTGGTAATGCAGTGTCACAGGTTCAAACCGGTGTAATAGAAATGAGTAAAAAAGAACTCAAAAAGTTGCCAACTTTTTTGGGAGAGGCAGATCCCATGCGGACATTAAAATTAATGCCTGGTATCGGAAACGGTGGTGAAGCAAATTCAGGCTTATATGTTCGTGGTGGGTCATCCGGACAAAACCTTATTTTATACAATGATGCCCAGATTTATAACCCATCGCACTTACTCGGTTTCTTTTCCGTTTTTAACAGCGATGGCTTTGACAATATCAGCTTGATGAAATCAGGTGTTTCTGCACAGTATGGCGGAAGCTTATCGTCGGTTTTAAAAGTAAATACGTTTAAGTCTGTCCCCGAAAAAACTACCATAAGCGGTACTGTTGGATTAATTTATGGTAAAGTAGCTGCAGCTATACCGTTTTCGTCCTCAACTTATTTAAATGTAGCAGTTCGTCAAACATTTTTAAATCTTACTGTTTGGCCCGTATACAACCAACTAGGATCAGGACAAAAATTACTTAAAAATCCTAAGTACGATTTTCACGACCTTAATCTGAATTTTGTTTCGAAACTTTCCGGTAAAGATTTATTGTCATTTACTGCGTATTCGGGACGAGACGATTTTGGTTTGGGTTTAACCAACATCAACATGCAAAATTCGATGTATTGGGGAAATGATGCAGCAGCTCTTTCATGGTCGCATCAGTTTAATGATAAAACTAATCTTAATCAGCTCATCGGTTACAGTAATTATCAATTAGATTTCAGTGCCTCACAGGATGCTTATAGTGGGAAATTTACTTCGGGAATTACTGATCTTTACTATAAAAACCTACTTAGATATACACTTAACCGGCACCAGTTGAGTGCAGGTATTCAATACACTTATCACAACTTGCTTCCTAACAAACCTGAGATCATTTCTGGCGACACCAAATTTGAAACCGGACCTGTAAATCGTTATTACACACACGAAGCAGCCGTTTTTATAGAGGATGATTTCGAACTATCTGATAAATTATCAATAAACGGAGGATTAAGGTTTACCAATTATAGGCACTTAGGCCCCTATTCCTTGGTTCAATCGGTTGGCAATAATCAAACTGACACTACCCTTTTTGCTTCTAACAAATTAATTAAACAGTTCAATGTAGTAGAGCCACGATTTACACTGCGTTACCTATTGAATGATCAATCATCAGTTAAGCTTTCGTTTGAAAAAAGGAATCAGTTTATCCATTTACTAACCGTTTCGGCAGTTAACTTCCCATCCGACTTCTGGGTTTCTTCCTCTAAAAACATCCCTAACCAAACAGGTTATCAGTATTCAGGTGGATATTATAGAAACCTATTTCATAATAATTATGAAGGTGCTGTTGAACTCTATTATCGATCAATGGCAGGTCAGGTTGAGTTAAATCAGAGTCTGTTTAATCTGATTGACAATTCCAATTTCGACACTAATCTACTCTTCGGATCAGGTCGCTCGATGGGTGCTGAGTTCCAGATACGAAAGAAAAAAGGGAAGATTTCAGGTTGGTTGAGTTATACGCTTTCAAAAACAGACCGGCAGTTTGATGGAATAAATAATGGAGAGCGGTTTGCCGCAAAATACGACCGCCGTCATGATGCTTCTTTGGTCGCTATTTACAACATCAATAAAAAATGGGATTTATCTGCCTCCTTTACCTACAATACCGGAAATGCATTTACACTTCCTATTGCTCGTTATATTATCGACGGTAATATTGTAAATGAATATGGACCGTATAATTCATTCAGAATGCCAGACTATCATCGGTTAGATATTTCAGCAAAATACCAGCTAAAGAGCTCTAAGCGATTCCAAAGCAGTCTTGATTTTTCAATCTACAATGCCTACAACCAGGATAATCCAATGTATGTTTTCTTTATTGCCAAAGGAGATTTAGAAAAATACAAAGTACAGATCACCAAGCAACCGGTTTCTTTGCTGCGAATGCTGCCATCAGTAGCTTGGAACTTTAAATTTTAA
- a CDS encoding threonine aldolase family protein codes for MIRGTYKVILLNSILIDQMIIDLRSDTITKPTPQMLEAMMNASVGDDVYGEDPTVKALEQKAAALFNKEAAMFCASGTMTNQIAIKCFTNPLEEVICDEGAHVYYYEGGGIAFNSAASTRTIKGNRGIFTPQHVLDNINKNDIHHPKTSLVVIENTANRGGGHCWELAEMQAIARTCKENNLFLHLDGARIFNAIIAKGYSTADVGNCFDGISICLSKGLGTPVGSVLLGTHSFIEKAKRIRKVMGGGWRQAGFLAAAGIYALDHHVNRLTEDHQRAKAIEECLQHCGFVKSILPVETNIVVFELIDTVTESVFIAKMKENGVLCSSPGKQQIRFVTHLDFTDEQMDVLLKKLKVIAC; via the coding sequence ATGATTAGAGGCACTTATAAAGTTATTTTACTTAATTCAATCTTAATCGATCAAATGATTATTGACCTGCGAAGCGATACCATTACCAAACCCACTCCTCAAATGCTCGAAGCAATGATGAATGCTTCTGTGGGTGACGATGTTTATGGAGAAGATCCAACTGTTAAAGCGCTTGAACAAAAAGCCGCAGCACTTTTCAATAAAGAAGCTGCGATGTTTTGTGCATCGGGAACGATGACCAACCAAATAGCTATCAAATGTTTTACCAATCCGTTAGAAGAAGTTATTTGTGATGAGGGAGCTCATGTATATTATTATGAAGGAGGAGGAATTGCCTTTAATTCTGCAGCTTCAACTCGTACCATAAAAGGGAATCGTGGTATTTTTACCCCACAGCATGTATTGGATAATATCAACAAAAACGATATTCATCACCCTAAAACTAGTCTGGTTGTTATTGAAAATACAGCAAACCGTGGAGGAGGACATTGCTGGGAGCTTGCCGAAATGCAGGCTATTGCAAGAACGTGCAAAGAAAACAATCTGTTCTTGCACCTCGATGGAGCTCGCATTTTTAATGCAATTATAGCCAAAGGATATTCAACTGCCGATGTAGGTAATTGTTTTGATGGCATTTCAATCTGTCTTTCGAAAGGATTGGGAACACCGGTGGGGTCGGTTTTGTTGGGCACTCACTCATTTATAGAAAAAGCTAAACGTATCCGTAAAGTAATGGGAGGAGGCTGGCGTCAGGCCGGATTTCTAGCAGCTGCCGGTATCTATGCATTAGATCATCATGTTAACCGACTGACAGAAGATCACCAACGAGCTAAAGCAATTGAAGAATGTCTCCAACATTGTGGCTTTGTTAAAAGCATTTTACCTGTTGAAACTAATATTGTTGTTTTTGAGTTAATTGATACTGTTACTGAAAGCGTGTTTATTGCTAAAATGAAGGAAAACGGAGTTTTATGCAGTTCACCAGGTAAACAACAAATACGTTTTGTAACACATCTAGATTTTACGGATGAACAAATGGATGTGTTGTTGAAAAAATTGAAAGTAATTGCATGCTAA
- a CDS encoding alpha/beta hydrolase has product MEQLNCIDNLQIETYPANKVTLPLDPRLVKQFKRQGSFNVNLPIFLMRGLVHLATRSFSFRFYEKGLKTSYKKIQLPDRSIGLTIVSPATGKELPIILYLHGGGGVLADSSSYIHVLKNIATFANAVVVGVDYNRAPEFKFPVPLYDCFEALKWTFEHAEDFGASRQNIIIAGDSAGGNLAAGLSLYARDNKGPKILKQLLINPRTDHSSNTKSFLSFREGYGLTEEAMRFFEQQYFLHPSDAQRCFASPLQHDYLEDLPETLIITSEYDPLRDEGENYGIKLRKTGIRVEIIRYLGMAHTMVAFGATRESAQHFYNWIGRKINE; this is encoded by the coding sequence ATGGAACAATTGAATTGTATTGATAATCTGCAAATTGAAACTTATCCTGCCAATAAGGTTACTCTTCCTTTGGACCCTCGTTTGGTAAAGCAGTTTAAACGACAGGGCAGTTTTAATGTAAACCTTCCAATTTTCTTAATGCGGGGACTAGTGCATTTGGCTACACGTAGCTTTTCATTTAGGTTTTATGAAAAAGGGCTTAAAACCTCTTACAAAAAAATACAACTACCTGACCGTTCTATTGGTCTCACTATTGTAAGCCCTGCAACTGGTAAGGAGTTACCAATAATACTTTATCTGCATGGAGGAGGAGGCGTTTTAGCAGATTCATCCAGCTATATTCATGTGCTAAAAAACATCGCCACTTTTGCTAATGCAGTTGTTGTGGGTGTCGACTATAACAGAGCTCCTGAGTTTAAATTTCCCGTTCCACTATATGATTGTTTTGAAGCGCTTAAATGGACCTTTGAACATGCGGAGGATTTTGGTGCAAGCCGACAAAACATCATCATTGCCGGTGATAGTGCCGGAGGTAACCTTGCTGCAGGCTTATCCTTATATGCAAGGGATAACAAGGGACCAAAAATCTTAAAACAGCTTTTAATCAACCCCAGAACGGATCATTCATCGAATACTAAAAGCTTCTTGTCTTTCAGAGAGGGATATGGATTAACTGAGGAGGCCATGCGGTTCTTCGAACAACAATATTTCCTACATCCATCGGACGCTCAGCGCTGCTTTGCCTCTCCCCTACAACATGATTATCTTGAAGATCTACCCGAAACGCTGATTATAACTTCTGAATACGATCCTTTGCGAGATGAAGGAGAAAACTATGGAATTAAACTTAGAAAAACAGGAATAAGAGTCGAAATCATCAGGTATTTGGGAATGGCTCATACCATGGTCGCTTTCGGAGCTACCAGAGAAAGTGCCCAACATTTTTATAATTGGATTGGCAGGAAAATCAACGAATGA
- a CDS encoding YitT family protein → MREHTRNLLLIIIGGCIFALGINLFALPGELSEGGVIGITILLYYYFGWSPGITNFLINLVLMVAGYRLLDKRTIIYTIFGIISTSFFLFITESFGRKFSDDTLLIAIFAGVLVGVGLGLVFLSGGTTGGSAIIARIINKYFGVSLGKAMLAVDILVIGVSYFKIGTEKTLYTLIAVYLGARLVDYIIEGFNTKKAVTIISENSIEIAARINSQLVRGATLYNARGAYTRKDKEVVYSIISKQQLLELKRLVNACDPNAFVVVHDVHEVLGQWGLGSTAK, encoded by the coding sequence ATGCGTGAACATACCCGAAACCTACTGCTAATCATCATCGGCGGATGTATTTTTGCTTTAGGTATTAATCTTTTTGCTTTACCTGGCGAACTTTCTGAGGGTGGAGTTATTGGTATTACTATTTTACTGTATTATTATTTTGGATGGTCTCCCGGGATAACTAATTTCCTTATAAACCTTGTTTTAATGGTTGCTGGTTATCGGCTGTTAGACAAACGCACCATCATCTACACTATCTTTGGCATCATCAGCACTTCCTTCTTTTTATTTATAACTGAAAGTTTCGGACGTAAGTTTTCCGACGATACCTTACTCATTGCCATATTTGCAGGAGTGCTTGTTGGTGTTGGATTAGGGCTGGTTTTTTTATCAGGAGGAACTACCGGAGGTTCGGCAATTATTGCCAGGATTATTAACAAGTATTTTGGTGTTAGCTTGGGTAAAGCCATGCTTGCTGTTGATATTTTGGTTATTGGTGTATCGTACTTTAAGATCGGTACCGAAAAAACATTGTATACATTAATCGCAGTTTATCTGGGTGCCAGGTTAGTAGATTATATCATCGAAGGCTTTAATACCAAAAAAGCAGTTACCATTATCTCTGAAAACTCAATTGAAATTGCTGCACGTATTAATAGTCAGTTGGTACGTGGAGCTACTTTGTATAATGCGAGAGGAGCTTACACTCGGAAAGACAAAGAAGTAGTTTATTCAATCATAAGTAAGCAGCAATTACTAGAGTTAAAACGCCTGGTAAATGCCTGCGATCCCAATGCTTTTGTGGTGGTGCATGATGTGCATGAAGTTTTAGGACAATGGGGATTAGGCTCTACTGCAAAATAG
- a CDS encoding YciI family protein produces the protein MPQFLILANDYTDDGALDRRLSFRGAHLERVRKEKPKGTFIMGGAKLTEDNKMFGSMMIVDLPSVEAVHEWLSQDPYVKDKVWESYEVIPFRVADV, from the coding sequence ATGCCACAATTTCTAATTCTTGCTAATGATTACACTGATGATGGTGCTTTAGATAGAAGATTATCTTTTCGGGGAGCACATCTGGAACGTGTTCGTAAAGAAAAACCAAAAGGAACTTTTATTATGGGAGGAGCCAAGTTAACAGAGGATAATAAAATGTTCGGTTCAATGATGATTGTTGATCTTCCATCTGTAGAGGCGGTTCATGAATGGTTGAGTCAGGATCCTTACGTTAAGGATAAAGTTTGGGAAAGCTACGAAGTGATTCCGTTTAGAGTTGCGGATGTGTAA
- a CDS encoding Crp/Fnr family transcriptional regulator — MSINKIIAHFDKYLPLESMEKEEFVKRLTERKIKRKQYILQEGDICKHLTYVVEGCFKMYAVDPKGNEHNLEFAAEDNWIVDIGSLHNEQPSRLFIEAIEPSLILQISKGDLWFMFSNYAKFDRNFRVIIEDKYIELQDRVLQNISSTAQDRYEVFIEQYPHLINRLPNTQIASYLGVTPEFLSKIRSERIGK, encoded by the coding sequence ATGTCAATAAACAAAATTATAGCCCATTTTGACAAGTATCTTCCGCTCGAAAGTATGGAGAAAGAAGAATTTGTCAAGCGTTTGACCGAGAGAAAAATTAAACGTAAGCAATACATATTGCAAGAGGGAGACATATGTAAGCATCTGACTTATGTAGTTGAAGGTTGTTTTAAAATGTATGCTGTCGACCCTAAGGGGAATGAACATAATCTTGAATTTGCTGCAGAAGATAACTGGATTGTTGATATCGGTAGTCTGCATAATGAGCAACCTAGCCGATTGTTTATTGAAGCAATAGAACCTTCTTTAATTCTACAGATTTCGAAAGGTGATCTCTGGTTTATGTTTTCAAATTATGCAAAGTTTGATAGAAACTTTCGGGTAATTATTGAAGATAAATATATCGAATTGCAAGATCGTGTCCTTCAAAACATAAGCTCAACAGCTCAGGACAGATATGAAGTATTTATTGAGCAATATCCTCATCTTATTAATCGATTACCCAATACTCAAATAGCCTCGTACTTAGGGGTTACTCCTGAATTTCTCAGTAAAATACGTAGCGAAAGAATTGGTAAATGA
- a CDS encoding NADPH-dependent F420 reductase — translation MESKKLSVAIIGLGKIGQALAKNLTKGNRSVIVASREFSKTMEFSKNEDSLIPLEITDAIKESDIVIPTLMFNDIKGFLKQYAADLEGKIIIDVSNPIAPDGNGGFKKILAENESSGEVLSELLPKGSKLIKAFGTLGVESLINKAHKAESRVLFYASDNVSINSQIEGLIRDSGFEPLHIGGINQSKRIEVFGELHEFGGLGKSVNLTEAKQLV, via the coding sequence ATGGAATCAAAGAAACTTAGTGTAGCAATTATCGGTTTGGGTAAAATAGGTCAGGCCTTAGCCAAAAACCTGACAAAAGGAAACCGTTCTGTAATTGTTGCTTCCAGAGAATTTTCTAAAACAATGGAATTTTCAAAAAATGAAGATTCATTAATACCATTGGAAATAACGGATGCAATTAAAGAAAGTGATATTGTTATCCCAACCCTTATGTTTAACGACATCAAAGGTTTCTTAAAACAGTATGCTGCTGATTTAGAGGGAAAAATTATTATCGATGTATCAAATCCTATTGCTCCTGATGGTAATGGTGGCTTCAAAAAAATACTGGCCGAAAATGAATCTTCGGGAGAAGTTCTCTCGGAGTTGTTGCCAAAAGGTTCGAAGCTTATAAAGGCTTTTGGAACATTGGGAGTAGAATCATTGATTAATAAGGCTCATAAGGCTGAATCTAGGGTTCTTTTTTATGCTTCGGACAACGTATCCATTAATAGTCAAATAGAAGGGTTAATTCGAGATAGCGGATTTGAACCATTACATATTGGTGGCATTAATCAATCAAAGCGTATTGAGGTTTTTGGTGAACTTCATGAGTTTGGTGGCCTTGGAAAATCGGTTAATCTTACTGAGGCGAAGCAGTTGGTTTAA
- a CDS encoding alpha/beta fold hydrolase, which translates to MGCVQLWRDFLKKLAGSTECNVLIYDRLGYGKSDPMLTHERSTNYMELEADVLNDLLVKFEIDNAILFGHSDGGSMP; encoded by the coding sequence TTGGGATGTGTACAGCTCTGGCGTGATTTTCTGAAGAAACTTGCTGGATCGACGGAATGTAATGTATTGATTTACGACCGACTGGGCTATGGTAAGTCGGATCCCATGCTTACACATGAAAGGTCAACCAACTACATGGAGTTGGAAGCGGATGTTTTAAACGATTTACTGGTTAAGTTTGAAATTGATAATGCCATCTTGTTTGGCCACAGTGATGGAGGTTCCATGCCTTAA